The window TCGTCCGAATCCTCGGCGCGGACCGGCTTGCCGGAGTCGTAGAAGAAGCTCGTCGGGGTCTCCAGGAAGGCCAGCCGGCGGCGCAGCACCGCGGCCTGCTCGTGCCGGTCGGGCAGGTGGCGCAGGAAGGCCAGGACCGTGTTGAAGCGGACGTGGTCGGTGATCTCGGTCTGCTTCGGCCGGCGCAGCCGCTCCAGCAGTTCCTCGCGGCCCCGGTCGGTGAGGGCGAGGATCCGGCGCGGGGCCGCGCTCGCGCCCGGCTCGGTGTGCTGGTCGAGCAGGCCCGCCCCGACCAGGCGCGTGATCGCCGGGTAGAGCGCGCCGTCGCTCACGGGCCGGACATGGCCGGTCAGCGCCTTGATGCGCTCCTTGAGCTCATAGCCGTGCAGGGGCTCCTCGGCCAGGAAGCCGAGGATCGACAGCTCCAGCATGGTCCTCCCTTGGTCCTCCTTGCGGGTGACGTCTGACGCATGCTACCTCTTAACGAGCTACCTCGAATCGAGATAGCTCGTACAGAGGTAGCTCGTATCGAGGGCCATGGGGACTCGGGGTCAGGGGGACGGTCACGGTGAACGCCCATCGCAAGCAGCTCCTCCTGCTCGCCGGACCCGTCTATCTCTCGCTGCTCGCCTCCGTCGCCGCGGGGATCATCAACACCGTCTGGGTCGCGCGGCTCGGCAGCCCGGCCGTGGCCGCCGTGGCCGTGGCGACCAACACGGAGAACGTGCTGCTCGGCATCGCCCTGGTCTTCGGCTCCGGCACGACCGTGCTGGTCGCACACGCCCGGGGCGCCCACGACCCCGTGGCCGTACGGGCGGCCATGCGCGGCGGATGGGCGCTGTGGGCGCTCGTGACACCCCTGGTGGTGGCGGGCGGACTGCTGGGACGCGAACCGCTGGCCCGGCTGGTGCTGGGCGGCGCCGACAGCGCCGCCCTCCCGCTCGCCGTCGCCTACTTCACGCTCTCCCTGCCGGGCATGGCCGTCTTCTTCGCCCAGCAACTCGTCGACGGCCTCCTCAAAGGCACCGGCGACACACGCACCCCGCTACGGCTCGCCCTGCTCTCCAACGGCCTGATCCTGGCCCTCGACCCGCTCTTCATCCACCTCTACGGCGTCCGGGGCGCCGCGGCCGCCACGGTGCTGTCCCGGTCCGTGGCGCTCGGGGCGGGACTCCTCGCGGTACGGCGCAACGCGCTGCTGCGCGAGGCACGCGAGGCGGAGACGGGCGAGTCCCTGGCCGTCTCCCTGCGCCGGACCCTGTCGACCGGCCTGCCCATGTCCGCCGACTTCACCGTGCGGCAGACGGGCGCCCTGGTCCTGGTCGCGATCGTGGCGCGGCTCGGGGTGACGTCGGTGGCCGCGTACGCGATCGCCTACAAGGTCATGTACGTGGCGACCATGGCCTTCTACGCCGTCCGCCAGGCCGCCGCCATCCACACCGCGCACACCCGGGGCGCGGGGGAGGACGAGCGGCGGGCGATCGGGCGGCAGGCCGTGCTCGTCTCCGGCGCCCTGGGCCTCAGCGCGGCCGTGCTGCTGGCCGCCGGTGCCCCGTGGCTCATGGCCGCCTTCGGGTCCGGGCCCGGGGTCGCGGGCGAGGGTGTGCTGTTTCTGCGCTGCGTCGGGCCCTGTCTGCTGCTCATGGCCTGTCTCGTCGCGCTCGGCGGGGTCTTCGAGGGCAGCGGGGGCGCCTCGGCGCTGCTGCGGGTGACCGTGCTCGGGACCGCGGTGCAGCTGGCGCTCGCGTACGGCTTGACGGGGCTCGGGCTGCCGGGGGTGTGTCTCGCGCTGGGGCTCGCGACGGCGGTGCAGTGCGGGCTGGCGGGTGTGCTGTTCCGGCGGGCCCCGGCTCAGGAGGAGACGGGGGTCTCGCCCGCGCGGGCCGGCTGAGAGGGCAGGGGAGCGGGGACCGTGCGCGGCACCGTCGCCTTCCACAGGGCGCGGGCCGCGAGGAGGGTGGCGACGACCAGGAGGCCGTTGCGCAGGAACAGCAGGGTGATGCCGAGGCCGTCGCTGGCCACCACGTTGGCGAAGTAGAGCGGGAACTCCAGCACCGTCACGAAGCACGCCACCAGGACGAGACCGACCGGCAGCCGCATCCGGCTCCCGGGGAAGCAGAGGCACACCGCGGCCAGCCCGACCAGCCACACCATGTACTGCGGGCTGATCACCCGGCTGGTGGTCGTGAACATCAGCACCGCCACGAAGGCCGCGTCGGCGAGCGTGTGCTCCTCGAAGCGCCGGGCCAGCAGCCGCCACAGCACCAGCCAGCCGAAGGCGGCCCCCGTCAGGAACAGCGCGGCCGTGCTCACCTCGCTCACATACGGCCCGAGGAACTCGATCGAGCCGTAGTTCAGCCGCACCTCGCCGTTCCAGCCGAAGTGCCGGGCGACATGGAAGACCAGCGCGCCCAGCGACTCCACCTCGGTGCCCCGGTCCCGCTGGAAGGTCAGGAAGGCGAACCCGCCGGGCATGACCAGGGCGAAGGCGCCCGTCACCGCGAGGCCGGTCACCAGGGCCGACGCCCAGGCGCTCCGGCGGCGGGCGGCCAGCAGGAGCATCGCGGGCCAGACCTTCAGCAGCGCGCCGAAGGCCGCCAGCGCCCCCATGGTCTTCGGGTGCCGGGCGCCCGCGAGCAGCGCGGCCATCGCCACGGCCGTGACCATCACGTCGTAGCGCGAGTACACCGTCGGCCCCAGCAGCGGGACGCCCACCACCCACACCCAGGCGCCGCGCAGGGTCTTGCCGGGCCGCCGTCCGGCGTACATCAGCAGGGCCAGGACGATCAGGTCGGTGACGCAGACCAGGACGAAGAACGCGGTCGCGTAGTGCAGGAAGGGCAGCAGCGCGGGGGAGAGGATCGCCAGGGCGGCGGCAGGCGGGTACTGCCAGGTGACATCGTTCTGAGGAAACGTTCCGGTGCGCAGTACCTCGTACCAGCCCTGGTAGATGGCGTGCACGTCGCTCGTCACGTCCGGGCCCGGGAAGACGTACACCTTCATCACGAACAGCAGCAGCGCCAGCCTCGTGAGACACCAGACCACCGGCAGCCATGCCAGGGACCGCCTCGCGCCCGTCGTCTTCACCTGATCCCTGCCCGTCCGCGTGCTCTGTCGATGGGCTCATGATGTCCCGGACAGCTGTGAGCGTGCCATAAGAGCTGCCCCGCACGGCGCTGAGGGTCGGGTTCGGTAGGGTCGGCGGCGTGCGCAAGACCCTGATCGTGACCAACGACTTCCCGCCCCGGCCCGGTGGCATCCAGGCGTTTCTGCACAACATGGCGCTGCGGCTGGACCCGCAGCAGCTGGTCGTCTACGCGTCGACGTGGAAGCGGAGCCGGGAGGGCGTCGAGGCGACCGCCGCCTTCGACGCCGAGCAGCCCTTCACCGTCGTACGGGACCGTACGACCATGCTGCTGCCCACGCCCGCCGTCACCCGGCGTGCCGTCGGGCTGCTGCGGGAGCACGGCTGCGCCTCGGTGTGGTTCGGGGCGGCGGCGCCGCTCGGCCTGATGGCACCGGCGCTGCGCGGCGCGGGCGCCGAGCGGCTGGTCGCCACCACGCACGGCCACGAGGCCGGCTGGGCCCAGCTGCCCGCGGCCCGGCAGCTGCTGCGCCGGATCGGGGACTCCACGGACACGATCACCTACCTGGGCGAGTACACGCGCTCGCGGATCGCCGGCGCGCTGAGCCCCCAGGCCGCCGCGCGCATGGCGCAGCTCCCGCCCGGCGTCGACGAGAAGACCTTCCACCCGGACTCGGGCGGCGACGAGATCCGGGCCCGGCTCGGGCTGACCGACCGCCCGGTGATCGTGTGCGTGTCCCGGCTGGTGCGGCGCAAGGGGCAGGACACGCTGATCCGGGCCATGCCCCGGATCCTGGCCGCCGAGCCGGACGCCGTCCTGCTGATCGTCGGGGGCGGCCCGTACGAGGGCGACCTGCGCAAGCTGGCCCGGGAGACCGGCGTCGCCGCCTCGGTCCGCTTCACCGGCGCCGTGCCCTGGTCCGAGCTGCCCGCGCACTACGGCGCCGGGGACGTCTTCGCGATGCCCTGCCGGACCCGGCGCGGCGGCCTCGACGTCGAGGGCCTCGGCATCGTCTACCTGGAGGCCTCGGCGACCGGCCTGCCCGTCGTCGCCGGCGACTCGGGCGGCGCGCCGGACGCGGTCCTCGACGGCGAGACGGGCTGGGTCGTCCGGGGCGGCTCCCCCGAGGAGGCGGCCGAGCGCATCGTCACCCTCCTGGGAGACGCCGAGCTCCGCCACCGGATGGGGGAGCGGGGCAGGGCGTGGGTCGAGGAGAAGTGGCGCTGGGACTTGCTGGCGGAGAAGCTGCAGACGCTGCTGTAAGGCTCTGTGTCGATGTGCGGCTCCGCCGCGTGGGCGCGATCAACCACAACGAACCCGCACCCGCCCACGACGAAAAACGCGCACCCCACTAGGCGGAACCCAATAATCCGCCCATGCTGCGCACATGACAGCAAACCTGATGCGACGTCAGCTGACAAGACGTCAGATCATAGGAATGGCGGCAATCCAGACCGCGGCCGCCCTCGGCTTCACCCGAATCGGCCTCCGATCGGCCCAAGCCGCCGAACCCGCAGCCGTCGACAACGCCCCGGCGATCGTGATCGGTTCCGGCTACGGCGGCGCCGTGGCCGCCCTCCGCCTCGGCCAGGCCGGCATCCGCACCCTCGTCCTGGAGATGGGCCGGCTCTGGAACACCCCCGGCCCCGACGGCAAGATCTTCTGCTCCACCCGCACCCCGGACCGGCGCTCCATGTGGTTCCGCACCCGCACGGAGGCCCCGCTGGCCACCTTCCTCTGGCTGGACCTGGTCAACAGGGACATCAGCTCCTACCCGGGCGTCCTGGACCGCGTGCACTACGACCACATGTCCGTGTACGTCGGCCGGGGCGTCGGCGGCGGTTCCCTGGTCAACGGCGGCATGGCGGTGACCCCGCTCCGGTCCTACTTCGCCGAGCAGTTCCCGACCGTGGACACCGCGGAGATGTACGACACGTACTTCCCGCGCGCCCGCTCCATGCTCGGCGTCAACACCATCGACCCGGCCTGGTTCGAGTCCACCGAGTGGTACCGCTTCACCCGGATCTCCCGTAAACACGCGGACAACGCCGGGCTGAGGACCACCTTCGTGCCCAACGTCTACGACTTCGGCCACATGGAGCGCGAGGCGGCCGGCACGGCGACCAGATCGGCGCTCGCGGGCGAGGTCATCTACGGCAACAACCACGGCAAGCGCAGCCTCGACAAGACCTACCTCGCCTCCGCGCTCGGCACCGGGAACGTCACCCTCCACACCATGGAGCGGGTGACGTCGATCAGCAGGGCCGCCGACGGGGGTTACGTCCTGAGCGTCGAGCGGATCGACGACACCGGCACCGTCGTCGAGACCAAGGAGTACGCCTGCACGTACCTGTTCCTCGGCGGCGGCAGCATCGGCACCACGGAACTCCTCGTCCGCGCCCGGGAGTCGGGCACCCTGCCCGCCCTGGACGCGAGCGTCGGCACCGGCTGGGGCACCAACGGCAATGTGATGCTCGGCCGGGCCAACCACCTGTGGGACACGGTCGGCGCGAACCAGTCGACCATGCCGGTCATGGGCATCGACGACTGGGCCAACACCGCCAACCCCGTCTTCGC of the Streptomyces koelreuteriae genome contains:
- a CDS encoding PadR family transcriptional regulator — translated: MLELSILGFLAEEPLHGYELKERIKALTGHVRPVSDGALYPAITRLVGAGLLDQHTEPGASAAPRRILALTDRGREELLERLRRPKQTEITDHVRFNTVLAFLRHLPDRHEQAAVLRRRLAFLETPTSFFYDSGKPVRAEDSDDLFRQGMLRVARATGEAERAWLRETVALLDQPS
- a CDS encoding MATE family efflux transporter encodes the protein MNAHRKQLLLLAGPVYLSLLASVAAGIINTVWVARLGSPAVAAVAVATNTENVLLGIALVFGSGTTVLVAHARGAHDPVAVRAAMRGGWALWALVTPLVVAGGLLGREPLARLVLGGADSAALPLAVAYFTLSLPGMAVFFAQQLVDGLLKGTGDTRTPLRLALLSNGLILALDPLFIHLYGVRGAAAATVLSRSVALGAGLLAVRRNALLREAREAETGESLAVSLRRTLSTGLPMSADFTVRQTGALVLVAIVARLGVTSVAAYAIAYKVMYVATMAFYAVRQAAAIHTAHTRGAGEDERRAIGRQAVLVSGALGLSAAVLLAAGAPWLMAAFGSGPGVAGEGVLFLRCVGPCLLLMACLVALGGVFEGSGGASALLRVTVLGTAVQLALAYGLTGLGLPGVCLALGLATAVQCGLAGVLFRRAPAQEETGVSPARAG
- a CDS encoding glycosyltransferase family 87 protein, which produces MKTTGARRSLAWLPVVWCLTRLALLLFVMKVYVFPGPDVTSDVHAIYQGWYEVLRTGTFPQNDVTWQYPPAAALAILSPALLPFLHYATAFFVLVCVTDLIVLALLMYAGRRPGKTLRGAWVWVVGVPLLGPTVYSRYDVMVTAVAMAALLAGARHPKTMGALAAFGALLKVWPAMLLLAARRRSAWASALVTGLAVTGAFALVMPGGFAFLTFQRDRGTEVESLGALVFHVARHFGWNGEVRLNYGSIEFLGPYVSEVSTAALFLTGAAFGWLVLWRLLARRFEEHTLADAAFVAVLMFTTTSRVISPQYMVWLVGLAAVCLCFPGSRMRLPVGLVLVACFVTVLEFPLYFANVVASDGLGITLLFLRNGLLVVATLLAARALWKATVPRTVPAPLPSQPARAGETPVSS
- a CDS encoding glycosyltransferase family 4 protein, coding for MRKTLIVTNDFPPRPGGIQAFLHNMALRLDPQQLVVYASTWKRSREGVEATAAFDAEQPFTVVRDRTTMLLPTPAVTRRAVGLLREHGCASVWFGAAAPLGLMAPALRGAGAERLVATTHGHEAGWAQLPAARQLLRRIGDSTDTITYLGEYTRSRIAGALSPQAAARMAQLPPGVDEKTFHPDSGGDEIRARLGLTDRPVIVCVSRLVRRKGQDTLIRAMPRILAAEPDAVLLIVGGGPYEGDLRKLARETGVAASVRFTGAVPWSELPAHYGAGDVFAMPCRTRRGGLDVEGLGIVYLEASATGLPVVAGDSGGAPDAVLDGETGWVVRGGSPEEAAERIVTLLGDAELRHRMGERGRAWVEEKWRWDLLAEKLQTLL
- a CDS encoding GMC oxidoreductase — protein: MRRQLTRRQIIGMAAIQTAAALGFTRIGLRSAQAAEPAAVDNAPAIVIGSGYGGAVAALRLGQAGIRTLVLEMGRLWNTPGPDGKIFCSTRTPDRRSMWFRTRTEAPLATFLWLDLVNRDISSYPGVLDRVHYDHMSVYVGRGVGGGSLVNGGMAVTPLRSYFAEQFPTVDTAEMYDTYFPRARSMLGVNTIDPAWFESTEWYRFTRISRKHADNAGLRTTFVPNVYDFGHMEREAAGTATRSALAGEVIYGNNHGKRSLDKTYLASALGTGNVTLHTMERVTSISRAADGGYVLSVERIDDTGTVVETKEYACTYLFLGGGSIGTTELLVRARESGTLPALDASVGTGWGTNGNVMLGRANHLWDTVGANQSTMPVMGIDDWANTANPVFAEIAPLPMGLEHWVSLYLAITKNPERASFSYDAASGAVRLGWSAAQSAVSVGMAKKLFDRINRANATIYRYDLFGSGNKVFADDFTYHPLGGCVLGRATDGYGRLKGYRGLYAVDGSLVPGSIGVNPFVTITALAERTMARVLAEDTAP